A single genomic interval of Granulicella tundricola MP5ACTX9 harbors:
- a CDS encoding TadE/TadG family type IV pilus assembly protein has protein sequence MTPNHHRAPDHGAPISNTPHSARAFTAEDGSSLVEFALTLPMFMLVVTGVLYLGIVLFNFITLTEATQFSARQMMISRGQTTDPCALFISTFYNSAPTLTHSNLTFSFSLNGTQYLSTTSCPAGVNNMVLGSEAIVLVTYPAKLALVGDVISPGFNLSDQELEQIQ, from the coding sequence ATGACCCCGAACCACCATCGCGCCCCAGATCACGGAGCACCCATTTCGAACACCCCACACTCCGCGCGTGCCTTCACCGCAGAAGACGGTTCCTCCCTCGTCGAGTTCGCACTTACCCTCCCCATGTTCATGCTCGTCGTCACCGGCGTTCTCTACCTCGGCATCGTTCTCTTCAACTTCATCACCCTCACGGAAGCCACCCAGTTCTCCGCACGCCAGATGATGATCAGCCGAGGCCAGACTACTGACCCCTGCGCCCTCTTCATCAGCACCTTCTATAACTCCGCCCCCACCCTCACCCACAGCAATCTCACCTTCTCCTTCAGCCTCAACGGCACGCAATACCTCTCGACCACCTCCTGCCCCGCCGGCGTAAACAACATGGTCCTCGGCAGTGAAGCCATCGTCCTCGTCACCTACCCCGCCAAGCTCGCCCTCGTCGGCGACGTCATCTCACCCGGCTTTAACCTCAGCGACCAGGAGCTGGAGCAGATCCAATGA